The following is a genomic window from Chitinophagales bacterium.
TAAGAATAGCCTTCTGGACTTTTGGCATAAGGACCATAGACCACTTTGTCAAACTTTTCTTGGCCTTCTTGGAAATATCTGGTTTCGACTCTTACAAGATGCATCGTTTTCATATCTATCAAGAAGATATGAGCCATATCATTAAAAGGGAGGGGCTGAACTATTTTTTTCAAACTAGGGTCTAGGTCCTCTGATGGGGGTGCGTCCACCGCTAATACAGGAGCCGTGATGGCCATGTTTCCATTCATATCCATACCTGGCTCGAGCATTTTCATAGGAGCATCTTCACGTGAACTTAGAAGTGGATAAAAATTTAACCATAATTTTTTTCTAAAATGCAATTCAGAGTTAGTTTCACCTATTTGCTTCTCTTTGCCACTCGCACTGATTAGTTTATAGCTCTGCTGATCAATAAATTCTATGGACTTGCCTTTAGGCTCTACCATTTCTAACTTATAAATCATATTTTCGAGAATCCATAATGTAGCCGGAAACTTGCCATCCTTAGTTTCAATCTCTAAATTAAGTTTTACAGACTGTATCGGCTTTAGGGGTTTTTCCTCCATTAGTTTGAATCTATGCTTTGAGATAAAATCTTTAGCATCTTGAGCGAAGGCAGTTGATAAAGTAAATACAACCAATAAATAGCAAAAAGTAATCTTTAATTTCATTTTAATTTTTTCTAATAGACAAATTTAATAGAAATAAGTTTAGCTAGTATTTAAATTTTATTGGAGATAACTTATCACCATGTGATGGTCAGATAGCTCCGTTTCGATTCTTTGATAGGAGTTTGTAATAATAGATGGCGATATAAAAATATAATCAATTCGGTATAAAGGAAGCCCTATAGATATTGTATGGGACAGTCCGAATCCCTTTTCCTTAAAAGCATCATTGCATTCCTTTGATAATTGTTGATAGGCGTAGGAAGCAGGTATATCATTGAGATCGCAGCAAAGAATAACATTCTCGCTCGCCTTTAGTTCTTCTGCTAGAATACCTACTTGTTCTTGTCTGTGGGTATAGGCGCCTAAAATTTTACGCAAAATATGCCAGGATTTTATCTTATCAATTAGTGAAATTTCCTTCTTTACATCTTCAATATAGTTTAAATCTGTATAATCTAAATGAATAGACTGCATATGGGCATTGAATATGGTATACTTTTTGTTCTCAAACGTCAAATCTGCACGAACACAATGGTTGAGGGATGATGATTTTTTACTAAGCGTTATAGCCTTTGAATTGGATAATTGATATTTGGATAGAATAGCCAGACCCCATTGATCGCCATCTTTTTGGGAGAATGTAGGAAAAAAACTAATATACTGATAGCCTAGCTTTTTCAGAGCATCAATATTATTATAGCTATTAGGGTTGTTATAGAACTCTTGAAAACATAACACATCTGCGTCTTGGGAATCAATAAGTGTCAGCATTTTTTGACGAGTTTCTTGATTTTTTGTCCAATTATACAAATCAAAATTTTTGACATTCCAACTCATTACTTTCAAGCCTTTTTTTTCTTGATTAAAATTTAGAGCTATAGAGTTACCTAGAAATTTAAATGAAAAAGCTACCAAAATGATGGCGCTAATAGCTATCCACTTATTTCGTCTAAAGTAAATAACTCCAATGGTCAGAGTTAAGAGGAATAATGGGAGAAAGAGCAAGCCAAAAGGTGCAAAAAAAACACTTAGACTTGGCGAAACAATCTGTGCTAACATGCTCAAAACAAAGCACAAGTAGATACCGAGAATAAGTAAATTCTTGATGCGTTTAAAAAACTGATAGATAGCCCCCCACATAATTTTTAATAGAATCTCCGTTTATCTTTGTTTATAAATTTCGTAAGAATATAACCTGTCAATATGCCGCCGAGATGAGCAAAATGAGCAATATGGTCACCTTTTAAATTTGCTAATCCTAACAGCACACTTATAATAACTGCGGCATACAATAAATATTTTGCCTTGATGGGAAAAGGAATAAAAAAAACATAGAATTCTGAATTGGGGAACAATAACGCTACTGCGGCGAAAATCCCAAATACCGCGCCCGATGCTCCAACTGCTGGCGACCCTACTATATGTAAAACGTTCAACAGTTGCTCTTCTGAGGGGAAAAATGTACCAACCTCAATATAGAGTGTAATTCCCTGCACGAGGAGGTAGAAGATCCCTGCCCCAATGCCACAAATAAGATAAAAATTGAGCACTCTTTTAGCTCCCCAATAGCTTTCCAGCAGCGAACCAACAGAAAAAAGCGATATCATATTGAATGCAATATGCATTTCATTGGC
Proteins encoded in this region:
- a CDS encoding endonuclease/exonuclease/phosphatase family protein, with the protein product MWGAIYQFFKRIKNLLILGIYLCFVLSMLAQIVSPSLSVFFAPFGLLFLPLFLLTLTIGVIYFRRNKWIAISAIILVAFSFKFLGNSIALNFNQEKKGLKVMSWNVKNFDLYNWTKNQETRQKMLTLIDSQDADVLCFQEFYNNPNSYNNIDALKKLGYQYISFFPTFSQKDGDQWGLAILSKYQLSNSKAITLSKKSSSLNHCVRADLTFENKKYTIFNAHMQSIHLDYTDLNYIEDVKKEISLIDKIKSWHILRKILGAYTHRQEQVGILAEELKASENVILCCDLNDIPASYAYQQLSKECNDAFKEKGFGLSHTISIGLPLYRIDYIFISPSIITNSYQRIETELSDHHMVISYLQ
- a CDS encoding rhomboid family intramembrane serine protease yields the protein MNRLTPAVKNLIILNVVMFLLRYVVMYAFPELGWELNSKLGLYYPAHPDFRPYQIFTHFFMHANEMHIAFNMISLFSVGSLLESYWGAKRVLNFYLICGIGAGIFYLLVQGITLYIEVGTFFPSEEQLLNVLHIVGSPAVGASGAVFGIFAAVALLFPNSEFYVFFIPFPIKAKYLLYAAVIISVLLGLANLKGDHIAHFAHLGGILTGYILTKFINKDKRRFY